Proteins co-encoded in one Sulfurospirillum arsenophilum NBRC 109478 genomic window:
- the hypE gene encoding hydrogenase expression/formation protein HypE: MSKKILLSHGGGGEETQNLIKDLFFKHFDNEILLRMEDAASLVMNDHKIAFTTDSFVVSPLFFKGGNIGKLAIAGTVNDLSMMGAKPRYMTCSFMIEEGFLYSHLEEIVMTMRDEMAKSGVKIVAGDTKVVPRGGVDGLFINTAGIGEIMCENISAHNLENDDVIIVSNEIGNHGACILATREEIELESDLHTDCASLWKPVEALIDAGVKIHALRDATRGGLSAVLNEWAETSKVCIEVDEAKIPVAQEVKGVCELLGFEPYEFANEGTMVICLPQSEAQKAIDVLQKFPETAKCAVIGKVTNAFTCKVVLHTPWGSERFLEPPKGELLPRIC, translated from the coding sequence GTGAGCAAAAAGATACTTCTCTCTCACGGAGGTGGCGGCGAAGAGACCCAAAACCTCATTAAAGATCTCTTTTTTAAACATTTTGACAATGAAATTTTACTCCGCATGGAAGATGCCGCAAGCCTTGTGATGAATGACCATAAAATCGCTTTTACAACCGACTCATTTGTCGTTTCACCGCTTTTTTTTAAAGGCGGCAACATTGGAAAACTCGCCATCGCAGGAACGGTGAATGATCTCTCGATGATGGGCGCAAAGCCTCGTTATATGACCTGTTCATTTATGATCGAAGAGGGATTTTTGTATTCTCATCTTGAAGAGATTGTTATGACAATGCGCGATGAAATGGCAAAAAGTGGTGTCAAAATTGTGGCAGGCGATACGAAAGTTGTTCCTCGAGGTGGCGTTGATGGACTGTTTATCAACACTGCTGGTATTGGTGAAATCATGTGTGAAAACATCTCCGCACACAATTTGGAAAACGATGATGTCATCATTGTCTCCAATGAAATCGGCAATCACGGTGCCTGCATCTTAGCTACACGCGAAGAGATAGAACTTGAAAGCGATCTTCACACAGACTGTGCAAGCTTGTGGAAGCCAGTGGAAGCACTTATCGACGCGGGTGTTAAAATCCATGCGCTTCGAGATGCAACCAGAGGAGGGCTGAGTGCAGTTTTGAATGAATGGGCTGAGACATCAAAAGTATGCATTGAAGTGGACGAGGCTAAAATTCCTGTGGCTCAGGAGGTCAAAGGTGTGTGTGAGCTTTTAGGGTTTGAACCTTATGAGTTTGCCAATGAAGGTACGATGGTGATCTGTTTGCCTCAAAGTGAAGCGCAAAAAGCCATTGACGTGCTTCAAAAATTCCCTGAAACTGCTAAGTGTGCTGTGATAGGTAAAGTCACCAATGCCTTTACATGTAAAGTTGTTTTACATACACCTTGGGGATCAGAGCGATTTTTAGAGCCACCTAAAGGTGAGTTACTTCCAAGGATCTGTTAA
- the hypD gene encoding hydrogenase formation protein HypD, with protein MPEVDLIEGFRDPLHMKALAALIKKECTSKINIMEVCGGHTHTIMKFGLSQILPELIEFVHGPGCPVCIMPKERIDHAIALASMPNTILATLGDMIRVPGSKTSLQKLRAEGKDIRSLYSPLDVIKIAQENPDKNVVFFAIGFETTTPMSAVLVQQAIEKKLTNLFFHINHVTVPEAVDAIMGGGDAKIDAFLGPSHVSVITGYKIYEPIAKAYHTPVVVSGFEPTDVMESVLRIVRQMNEGKSVVDNEYARAVTREGNLKAQELVDTYFERRDHFRWRGIGDIPHSALKLKADYAAYDAEIVFDEVLPKTELNDHKMCICGDILKGRAKPFDCKVFGKACTPTNPMGSCMVSSEGACSAYFKYGKLNLKGARA; from the coding sequence ATGCCAGAAGTTGATCTTATTGAGGGATTTCGCGATCCTCTTCATATGAAGGCCTTAGCGGCACTTATCAAAAAAGAGTGCACGTCTAAGATTAACATTATGGAGGTGTGTGGGGGACATACGCATACCATTATGAAGTTTGGGCTTTCGCAGATTTTGCCAGAACTCATCGAGTTTGTTCACGGTCCGGGATGTCCTGTGTGCATCATGCCTAAAGAGCGCATTGACCATGCGATAGCTTTGGCTTCTATGCCAAATACGATTCTTGCAACGCTTGGCGATATGATAAGGGTTCCTGGAAGTAAAACGTCTTTGCAAAAACTAAGAGCTGAAGGTAAAGATATACGTTCGTTGTATTCACCACTAGACGTCATTAAAATCGCTCAAGAAAATCCTGATAAAAACGTTGTTTTCTTTGCGATTGGTTTTGAAACCACAACGCCTATGAGTGCAGTGTTAGTCCAGCAAGCGATCGAAAAAAAGCTGACAAATCTTTTCTTTCATATCAACCATGTCACCGTGCCTGAAGCGGTTGATGCGATTATGGGTGGAGGCGATGCAAAGATAGATGCCTTTTTAGGACCTTCGCATGTGAGTGTCATCACCGGTTATAAAATCTATGAACCCATTGCCAAAGCTTACCATACGCCTGTGGTAGTTTCCGGATTTGAGCCTACCGATGTGATGGAGTCTGTTTTGCGTATTGTTCGCCAAATGAACGAAGGCAAAAGCGTTGTGGACAATGAGTACGCTAGAGCCGTTACACGTGAAGGTAATCTCAAAGCACAAGAGCTAGTAGATACCTATTTTGAAAGACGTGACCACTTTCGATGGCGAGGTATTGGAGATATTCCTCATAGTGCACTTAAACTCAAAGCGGATTATGCAGCGTATGATGCTGAAATCGTGTTTGATGAAGTGCTTCCTAAAACAGAGTTGAATGACCATAAAATGTGTATTTGCGGTGACATTCTCAAAGGACGTGCCAAACCGTTTGACTGTAAAGTCTTTGGTAAAGCCTGTACACCAACCAATCCGATGGGGTCGTGCATGGTTTCCAGTGAAGGTGCGTGTTCTGCATACTTCAAATATGGCAAATTGAATCTCAAAGGAGCAAGAGCGTGA